The window GTAGGAACACACAATGTATCTCAAGCTATGAGACACTGTTACTCCTGTACATCTGCTGTAGCTAGTGAGCAAATGTCACGTACAGTATAGCTAGATAGACTATACAAATAGCCTACTGTTGCAAATACATTGTCGAGCAACTGTCATTATATTGTGCATCATCAGGTGTACACCATCAACTTAGAGTCTCGTTACCTGATGGTCCAAGGGGTCCCAGCCATTGGAGTGATGACAGAGCTGATCCAACTGTGTGCCCTGTACGGAGCTGTGGAGGAGTACAGGCCCCTGGACGAGTACCCTGCTGAGGAGTTCACGGAGGTCTACCTTGTCAAGTTCGAGAAACTCACCAGTGCCAGGTTCAGGATTGCACATATCCAGCTCATTATACTACTGCAATTGCAACGTTGAAAATACTTGCTGAATGTTTTTGCTGAAACGTCTGTTTCAGGGCAGCCAAAAGGCACATGGATGAGAAGAGTTTCTATGGtggtgtgctgcatgtgtgctaCGTCCCAGAATATGAGACAGTGCAGGACACCAGGCTAAAGctgcaggacaggaggagaTATGTGATCAGGGCTGTTCAGAATAAAGGTACACTTTGATGTCAAATATAGACTTACTCATGAAGAATACACATTTTATTGCACTCATTTTCAAATTGCTTATATGTTGTAGATGTTTTGTCTGTTCTTTTGTCAGTTTTATACCACAGTCCTGAAATacttaattaaaaattaaacaactCTTTGTTGAAACTGTCTTTTATTCTCTAATATTGTCGTTCCAAAGCAAGAGAAAAGGAACAGAAGGAGGCAGTAAACAAGGAGCCCACGTCAGCAGACACAGCCACCACATCAGAGACGACCATCACCAGAGATGATAAAACTTACGACAATGATAATACAGGGGAGACTTCAAACATCAGCCACTATTCAAGCTTTCCTCTTCTGCCTTTACCTCCCCATGAATATCATTACCACAGACATAAAAATCAGCATGGAACTATACAAACAGAGGACAAAATGGGGACATTACATGATGCCATCattaacacaaaacagcagccagcactGAGTTCAAGCTCCAGCCAAACCtcttcagacagagacagaggcacagcacacagactgaCCTCAAATCAGTCTTCAGTCAGATTTGTCCCACGGACCACACATCTGGAGAACAGGAAACGCAAGATGAAGGAGGCTGAGGAGCACTCGCTGACTGGTGTTACTACAAGCAATGAGCCATTTATTGGGCCAAAGCTACCAGAACCACCCAAACTAGACATGGAGGATGAGTCGCTCAACACAACAGTAAGCTTGATCAGGAACACAATGAAACAGGTAACCTGAAATCTAATGTCGTCAAGGAAATTCAGTGTAATGTTAATACCTTTATTTGTGTCAGTAAAATCAGTTGTCATGTTTCTTAGGTGGAATCAGTTCCTGACCCCAAACCAGTGGAGAAAAAGGTGAAACCACGTCGTCGGATTTGATCAAGTGAGCTGCGTTGATGCTGAACTTCATGCAGAAATTTCTGCTCCCATTTGGAAAATGAGCATTCAAAGTGTTTCTCTTGgcatcttatttttatttacaaaatattGCATCACAGTGCAAACAGTTATTAACACTCTTATTAAAGACTACATAGTTGAAAATGCACATGGATGTGATTTCTTCATTGTTCCAGTTGTTCCTGAAATACATGCTGTTCAAATGCCTCAATACTCtgaaaatagaagaaaataGTCTGTGAGATTAAGAATTGCTGACTTAACAatataaattttatttttacatttgaaaattTTGATTTTTCAAATTTAGTTAGTGATTACCGTGGTGTCAGGGAGGCAGGTTCCAAAAGCCTCAAGCAATAGAttctcctctctcactgccTTTTCAAAGTCAGCAAAAGACAGTCTGCCATCATGGTCATGGtcctacaaaaacaaacaacaatgtgCTGGGCTCGCTCTGGTGCATACAATCTAAAGTTTGGAGGTGATGCGGAGAGCATATGCAGAAGTAAATCAAGGTATAGACTTTTAAACCAATGGGCCAGCAGCATCCATCACCTCACCATCTTTTTGAGGGTGATCTCCACCAGGTCTTTAACTCCTTCATCTGGGTCCTCCTCTGTGGGCTGTCTGATGAGGCTGTTCTTCAGCATATGGAACATCTCCTCTCTGGAGATGTAGTTGTCAGCGTTCAAGTCATATACATGAAAGCAGTCTGAGCAGTGCAAAGAGGGGAGAATTATTATTTTGACAACAGCACATAACTCCGATTTTCATGTGGGTTGAAAGCTTACATTTGATTTTTTCATCCATGGTCCCTCGCAGGAAAACAGACATCCCCTCAATCCATTCTTTCATACTGATTAAGCTGTCGTTGTCTTTGTCAAATGTCCTGAAGACTGGAGGACAGATAATCAGGAGCATTCGGAACATGTCCAGGTTATCAAACAATCCAAATTCGCTGCATCTTTCCTGTCATCCAGTGCCAAGGCAAATATGTATTCTTTTCAAGTATCGATCAGCAACAGACAGAATACCTCCATCCATGATCATGTCGTCGGTCATGCCGAAGCTGTTGTGCAGTATGCTCCTGAACCTCCCTCTGTCCAGGCCGCTAGCTGCCCTGCTAGGAACAGTCGGCTCCCCCAAAAGCACGTTAAACTCTCGAATAAGGAACTCCACCTCTGTTTTATTGACTGAGATGATTGAAACAGTAGTTCTACTAGCTGTGtgacattttgagttttttggTTGCAGTTACATAGTAGCTAGGTGGTAGCGTTAAGACAGTGAAACGTAGGCATACCGGAAGGTGCAACACAACATCTCAGCATGAGATAAACGCGTTAGAAAAGTTTAAACTGAATACTCACAGTGCTCCACTTGTTTTGAGATTGTCTCAGCCAGAGCTTGTATCAACTTTCTGTTCATAGCAGACATTTCCGACATTTTTAGAGGTGGGAAGCCGGACAGCCACTGCACGAGAACTCCGACAGGGGCGATGTTGACGTTTCGTCGTCATGGCAACCGCATAGTGTCGGATTCAAACTCATAACAACTGCGTGTAACAGATCATACAGTAATAAAGTTTGTGCAAATTCAAGTATGaatatgtaaaacacattttaaatcgTGACTACAACATTAGggagtttgttttttatgggtTATAAATTATGCCTCTTTTTTCATCACTAACTGCATCTCTCATCTTTTGTCTCAGCTGCTAACTACAGGATAACTTGAATAGTGTCAGAAAACTGTAGCCTTCCCGCACTGATATAAATGGAGTAGGgaaaaaataatagaaacacgTCAGTATAGCGCCATTCAGTCCAACAGCACCACTTCGTACAGCTTTTCTCATGCTgcagacctgtaaacagacttgGATGTTTAAAATGGGTGGACTTCCCCTTTAATGATGCACTAGCACGTTACAAAAggataaaacaacaaaacgAACCTTCACTGTGTAAATGCACTTCTTGTTTAAATCCATGCTGGTCACTGTCTTGTTCGTAATCTGTCACTCAGACGCTCACTGATGCacagcttcagcagctccacaaacAGCTGTCCTGATACTCAGGACATGATTCATCTGTATCAGTGTGTCAAGTTGCACAGAAATGTTAGATCACCACATCCGGCTACAACCTTCAAAATATGAGTATTCATGCGAGAGTAAGTTGGTTTAACATGCTGCAAGCAGTTCACATGAAATTTGTTCTGCACAATCATTGATGGTGTCATTTTACAGGAAATATCTAACTGTGACCACATAACTGACTGGGCAAAGTTGGCAACTGGAACTAAAATTAAATTCCCAGAAATCCTAAAAATACTTCAAATTCATTGCCACTTAATTTGAAGTAAAAAAGTCATCTTAAAAGTtgcaaacaacattaaaaatgatcaaataaaaatACTGGAGGGAGCCATTATCTAATCAGTTTTCCCCACCGAGGGGTCCCTCTGCAAGTTAATTTGCTCCTCTTGTTCGTGCAAAAACATACATTAACAGTCTGACTCAAATGACTCAAGACTCAATAACCACCAATAACACTTTCAGTACATACAAGGTGTCTCGTCGAGATTTCCTTAAAGAACAGGTATTACCTTGCATAAGCACAGTATAGTAAAGGTTCTGGAGCTCCAATATCTGGcttcaaatcaataaaaagagaTGCATTTGATGTGACCTCACATTTCAAGAGATTAATTATAAGGGTTAAGACGCAAAAAACAGTCTTACCTGGACTTTATTTTGGATGCCAAATACCTCTACTTCCGGTTTTAATTCATCTTGAACAGGAGTTGAGATCGCCATCTGCTGAACACTTCTGACTCACATGATAAACGCTTTACTCCAGTGTCTGTTGATGATGCATGAAAGGGT of the Chelmon rostratus isolate fCheRos1 chromosome 16, fCheRos1.pri, whole genome shotgun sequence genome contains:
- the rbm48 gene encoding RNA-binding protein 48 isoform X1, yielding MAAPISNNSGCWGVPEVYRHHEQRKVCISRPKYREGRKAKAVKVYTINLESRYLMVQGVPAIGVMTELIQLCALYGAVEEYRPLDEYPAEEFTEVYLVKFEKLTSARAAKRHMDEKSFYGGVLHVCYVPEYETVQDTRLKLQDRRRYVIRAVQNKAREKEQKEAVNKEPTSADTATTSETTITRDDKTYDNDNTGETSNISHYSSFPLLPLPPHEYHYHRHKNQHGTIQTEDKMGTLHDAIINTKQQPALSSSSSQTSSDRDRGTAHRLTSNQSSVRFVPRTTHLENRKRKMKEAEEHSLTGVTTSNEPFIGPKLPEPPKLDMEDESLNTTVSLIRNTMKQVESVPDPKPVEKKVKPRRRI
- the rbm48 gene encoding RNA-binding protein 48 isoform X2, with the translated sequence MTELIQLCALYGAVEEYRPLDEYPAEEFTEVYLVKFEKLTSARAAKRHMDEKSFYGGVLHVCYVPEYETVQDTRLKLQDRRRYVIRAVQNKAREKEQKEAVNKEPTSADTATTSETTITRDDKTYDNDNTGETSNISHYSSFPLLPLPPHEYHYHRHKNQHGTIQTEDKMGTLHDAIINTKQQPALSSSSSQTSSDRDRGTAHRLTSNQSSVRFVPRTTHLENRKRKMKEAEEHSLTGVTTSNEPFIGPKLPEPPKLDMEDESLNTTVSLIRNTMKQVESVPDPKPVEKKVKPRRRI
- the efcab1 gene encoding EF-hand calcium-binding domain-containing protein 1, translated to MSEMSAMNRKLIQALAETISKQVEHFNKTEVEFLIREFNVLLGEPTVPSRAASGLDRGRFRSILHNSFGMTDDMIMDGVFRTFDKDNDSLISMKEWIEGMSVFLRGTMDEKIKYCFHVYDLNADNYISREEMFHMLKNSLIRQPTEEDPDEGVKDLVEITLKKMDHDHDGRLSFADFEKAVREENLLLEAFGTCLPDTTSIEAFEQHVFQEQLEQ